A single genomic interval of Daucus carota subsp. sativus chromosome 1, DH1 v3.0, whole genome shotgun sequence harbors:
- the LOC108217134 gene encoding transcription factor TCP19-like: MSTVKDYDSDSQANSGSQQTSSVPKPKKDKQTKVEGRGRRIKMPASCAAQISQLTKDLGFKSKGETVDWLLERAEESMIQGPGNADLSANATGAASSEALEVPEKKKAEPVGQDGGPKTSGFAPGNPNPVFVPGRGFFMVPEDGGEPQQVWPVPLALTRGIGMRMPGPYAPGWSGQNQKR, from the coding sequence ATGTCTACAGTTAAAGATTATGACAGTGATTCCCAAGCCAACAGCGGATCCCAACAAACCAGTTCTGTTCCAAAACCCAAGAAGGACAAGCAAACCAAGGTGGAAGGTCGGGGGAGGAGGATCAAAATGCCGGCTTCTTGTGCTGCTCAGATCTCCCAATTGACGAAAGATTTGGGCTTCAAGTCCAAGGGTGAAACTGTTGACTGGCTTCTAGAACGTGCGGAGGAGTCCATGATTCAGGGGCCTGGCAATGCAGATCTGTCTGCTAATGCTACTGGTGCCGCCTCTTCTGAGGCCCTGGAAGTCCCTGAGAAAAAGAAAGCTGAACCTGTTGGCCAGGATGGTGGTCCAAAGACCTCGGGATTTGCGCCTGGGAATCCCAATCCCGTGTTTGTACCAGGGAGAGGGTTTTTCATGGTGCCTGAAGATGGAGGCGAGCCACAACAGGTGTGGCCTGTGCCGCTGGCTCTCACTCGTGGCATTGGCATGAGGATGCCGGGTCCGTATGCGCCGGGGTGGTCAGGTCAGAACCAGAAGCGTTAG